Proteins co-encoded in one Stomoxys calcitrans chromosome 5, idStoCalc2.1, whole genome shotgun sequence genomic window:
- the LOC106086642 gene encoding uncharacterized protein LOC106086642, with translation MSKDDTNYQSLHCGNLAHIASVKRTTALANIIKEYNEQQTQLNLKPKIYLAYVGLVYNRTRSQRFQMFNMDDESLECYNYRAWEPGNPIMKAELRNSSCVALTTHGTWRTVDCRRKLSFFCEILTECFDN, from the exons ATGTCAAAGGATGACACAAATTATCAGAGTCTTCATTGTGGTAATTTGGCTCATATAGCTTCTGTGAAACGTACTACAGCTCTGGCAAACATCATCAAGGAATACAATGAACAACAAACTCAACTAAACCTCAAGCCAAAAATCTACTTGGCTTATGTGGGTCTCGTTTATAATCGCACACGTTCGCAACGCTTTCAAATGTTCAATATGGATGACGAGAGTCTTGAATGTTATAATTATCGGGCCTGGGAACCTGGAAATCCTATTATGAA AGCTGAACTGAGGAATTCTAGCTGTGTGGCTCTTACGACGCATGGCACTTGGCGGACAGTTGATTGCAGAAGAAAGTTAagctttttttgtgaaattcttACTGAGTGTTTTGATAATTAA